The genomic region TTCTACAAGATGGCAAACCTGCGGGCGAAGGCATTGAAGTAAGCATTTTAAAAGGTGACACTCGTTACCGTAACGAGCGTGGCGAAGTAAAAGTAACTACCGATAAAAATGGTATGTTCACAACTACGTGGAAAGAGCCTGGCTTA from Moritella sp. F3 harbors:
- a CDS encoding DUF4198 domain-containing protein, whose translation is LQDGKPAGEGIEVSILKGDTRYRNERGEVKVTTDKNGMFTTTWKEPGLYLIETSNDVEVNEEGVDAGRYALFTTLEVAPE